One stretch of Gemmatimonas sp. DNA includes these proteins:
- a CDS encoding right-handed parallel beta-helix repeat-containing protein produces the protein MRVPSKFLCRAVIGAILATLAACGDPSVATQPELAARRTLAGTTIVVTNANNDGAGSLREAIATALSGDAITFDPSLSGATIDITDGLRVDASTVIEGPTGGITLRATANTMVVLMYGKYGPEVLTMKRVTITGGKASGITILRGTVQLEDCIVAGNEGEFGGGVAVMAGSLSVLRTVVRNNTSSSAAGGIAVEYGSNATITNSTISGNSSAMSGGGIRALGEVTVTGSTISDNSAGIGGGVYAADQVVIRNSTLSGNSAPTGSNLYAADGVTLEHSTVVGNSSGSSVQLDATIIARNSIFSSPIANCGLGASIMLEGANAFSDSSCSLNGAPAIIADARLAPLAVDGLTAVHHLLAGSPAINAAPSCLVSVDQRGAARPVGGACDLGSIEEPIQLAVTPTTSASGTINSKTGVVLINGKVTCSVDGPVSFTATVEQTQKSGKVTFVLRASTPVQATCAGGTGLWSAFTVPASGAFTNGTATVKLAAAGGGVVPFNSSTAIKLNWAK, from the coding sequence ATGCGCGTACCGTCGAAGTTCCTCTGCCGCGCCGTGATCGGCGCCATCCTCGCCACGCTCGCGGCGTGCGGCGATCCCAGTGTCGCGACGCAACCCGAGCTTGCGGCGCGCCGCACGCTGGCGGGCACGACCATCGTGGTCACGAATGCCAACAACGACGGAGCGGGGTCGCTGCGTGAGGCGATCGCGACCGCCCTGAGCGGCGACGCGATCACCTTCGATCCGTCACTCAGCGGCGCGACGATCGATATCACAGACGGCTTGCGCGTTGACGCGAGCACTGTGATCGAGGGGCCAACTGGCGGCATTACGCTCAGAGCGACCGCGAATACGATGGTCGTGCTGATGTACGGAAAGTATGGCCCGGAAGTCCTCACGATGAAGCGCGTCACCATCACGGGCGGCAAGGCCAGTGGCATCACGATCCTCCGCGGCACGGTCCAGCTTGAAGACTGTATTGTCGCAGGAAACGAAGGCGAGTTCGGCGGCGGCGTCGCTGTCATGGCCGGTTCGCTGAGTGTCCTGCGCACGGTCGTCCGAAACAACACGTCATCGTCGGCGGCCGGCGGCATTGCGGTCGAGTATGGCTCGAACGCGACGATCACGAACTCGACGATCAGTGGCAACAGCTCGGCGATGAGCGGCGGCGGAATTCGCGCGCTCGGCGAAGTGACCGTGACGGGCAGCACCATCAGCGACAACAGTGCGGGAATCGGCGGCGGTGTGTATGCGGCCGATCAGGTTGTCATCCGCAACTCGACGCTGTCCGGTAACAGCGCGCCGACTGGGAGCAATCTCTACGCGGCCGATGGCGTGACCCTGGAGCACAGCACCGTGGTCGGGAATAGCTCGGGCAGCAGCGTGCAGCTCGATGCGACGATCATCGCGCGTAACTCGATCTTCAGCTCGCCGATCGCGAACTGCGGACTGGGCGCGTCGATCATGCTCGAGGGCGCGAACGCATTCTCTGACAGCAGCTGTTCGCTGAACGGCGCGCCCGCAATCATCGCCGACGCCAGACTCGCGCCACTCGCCGTCGACGGCCTTACCGCCGTGCACCATCTGCTGGCCGGCAGCCCCGCGATCAATGCCGCACCGTCGTGCCTCGTGAGCGTGGATCAGCGTGGGGCCGCGCGTCCGGTGGGTGGTGCGTGCGATCTCGGCTCCATCGAAGAGCCGATCCAGCTGGCCGTGACGCCCACCACCTCCGCCAGCGGCACGATCAACAGCAAGACCGGTGTCGTGCTGATCAACGGCAAGGTCACCTGCAGTGTGGACGGCCCGGTGTCGTTCACGGCGACCGTCGAGCAGACGCAGAAGAGCGGCAAAGTCACCTTCGTGCTCAGGGCGAGCACACCGGTGCAGGCCACCTGCGCAGGTGGTACCGGATTGTGGAGCGCGTTCACCGTGCCCGCGAGTGGCGCATTCACGAACGGTACCGCCACGGTAAAGCTCGCCGCGGCGGGCGGTGGCGTCGTGCCGTTCAACAGCAGCACGGCCATCAAGCTGAACTGGGCAAAGTAG